Proteins encoded in a region of the Paenibacillus sp. E222 genome:
- the mtnA gene encoding S-methyl-5-thioribose-1-phosphate isomerase: MTTPEHQPLSSLIWKQDKLEMLDQRLLPETILMLKLYTPEEVWESIHSMKVRGAPAIGIAAAFGVVLGAKAYDGLAIQGWLDHVKSICAHLATSRPTAVNLFWALDRMMQKASDLAESGASIEDSNAALEAEALLIQKEDEEVCRLIGENALPLFADGMGVLTHCNAGGLATAKYGTATAPMYLAHERGINLKVFADETRPVLQGARLTAFELQQAGIDVTLICDNMAGMVMSKGWIQAVIVGTDRVAANGDVANKIGTYSVAVLAKAHNIPFYVASPLSTIDLSTPSGDLIPIEERAAEEITEGFGKRTAPQGVKVFNPAFDVTPNEYVTAIITEKGVVRAPFKENLSALFAKDES, encoded by the coding sequence ATGACAACCCCTGAACATCAGCCTCTGTCCTCTCTTATATGGAAACAGGACAAGCTTGAAATGCTTGACCAGCGTCTGCTGCCTGAAACAATTCTTATGCTGAAACTATACACGCCCGAAGAAGTATGGGAATCCATCCACTCGATGAAAGTACGCGGCGCTCCCGCCATCGGGATTGCTGCTGCATTCGGCGTCGTACTAGGTGCCAAAGCATATGACGGACTTGCCATACAAGGCTGGCTGGATCACGTAAAATCCATCTGTGCTCACCTTGCCACTTCCCGTCCAACGGCTGTTAACCTGTTCTGGGCGCTGGATCGCATGATGCAAAAAGCCAGTGACCTCGCTGAATCCGGTGCAAGCATCGAAGATAGCAATGCTGCTCTCGAAGCGGAAGCTCTCTTGATTCAGAAAGAAGACGAAGAAGTTTGCCGCCTTATCGGTGAAAACGCTCTTCCTTTGTTCGCAGACGGTATGGGTGTACTTACCCACTGTAATGCAGGCGGACTTGCAACCGCAAAATACGGAACGGCGACTGCACCGATGTACCTCGCTCACGAGCGCGGCATCAACCTGAAAGTATTCGCAGACGAAACCCGCCCTGTCCTTCAGGGTGCACGCCTTACGGCCTTCGAGCTCCAGCAAGCTGGTATTGACGTTACCTTGATCTGCGACAACATGGCAGGCATGGTCATGTCCAAAGGCTGGATTCAGGCCGTTATCGTAGGTACAGACCGCGTCGCTGCCAATGGGGATGTAGCTAACAAAATCGGAACTTACAGCGTAGCGGTCCTTGCCAAAGCGCACAATATTCCATTCTATGTAGCCAGCCCGCTGTCCACCATTGACCTGTCTACACCATCCGGAGATCTCATTCCGATTGAGGAACGTGCTGCGGAGGAAATAACCGAAGGATTTGGTAAACGTACAGCACCGCAAGGTGTAAAAGTATTCAACCCGGCGTTTGATGTCACTCCTAATGAATATGTAACGGCCATTATTACGGAAAAAGGCGTTGTTCGTGCTCCTTTCAAAGAGAATCTGTCTGCCTTGTTCGCCAAGGATGAATCTTAA
- a CDS encoding YunC family protein: protein MVTMEPIVVGEHVLVGVEVKLPKTTLLTINTSKGYIMCGALDVGLLNEKLGDRKIIAARAVGVRTLEQLLHAPMESVTTEAEAMGITVGMTGVEALLKMI from the coding sequence ATGGTGACGATGGAGCCGATTGTGGTTGGAGAACATGTTCTGGTCGGGGTAGAGGTAAAGCTGCCCAAAACGACATTACTGACGATTAATACATCCAAAGGATATATCATGTGCGGAGCACTGGATGTGGGATTACTTAATGAGAAGCTTGGGGATCGCAAAATTATTGCAGCTCGGGCGGTTGGCGTGCGCACATTGGAACAGCTGCTGCATGCACCTATGGAGTCGGTGACCACGGAAGCCGAAGCTATGGGCATTACGGTTGGCATGACGGGTGTAGAAGCATTGCTCAAGATGATCTAA
- a CDS encoding DUF423 domain-containing protein — MQRKWMMLGAVLTMLSVAIGAFGAHMLKEKIGADAIAVYETGVQYHMIHAIGLLIIGLTAGQLGPSTKLKWAARLLFIGIIIFSGSLYVLSISGIKIWGAITPIGGVAFIVGWLLLAIDVWQRGKDR, encoded by the coding sequence ATGCAACGGAAATGGATGATGCTTGGTGCTGTACTGACAATGCTTTCTGTAGCTATTGGTGCGTTTGGTGCACATATGCTCAAGGAAAAAATTGGTGCAGATGCCATAGCCGTGTATGAAACCGGAGTGCAGTACCACATGATACATGCAATCGGATTGCTCATTATTGGTCTTACAGCGGGTCAACTTGGACCTTCTACCAAGCTCAAGTGGGCAGCACGCCTGCTGTTTATCGGAATTATCATATTCTCGGGCAGTTTGTATGTACTGAGTATTTCAGGTATTAAAATATGGGGAGCCATCACGCCAATCGGCGGGGTAGCCTTTATTGTCGGATGGTTGTTATTAGCAATAGACGTATGGCAACGTGGAAAAGATCGCTAA
- a CDS encoding DegV family protein, giving the protein MSRIKIFTDSTSDLAPAWIQQHDIGIIPLYVVFGEESLKDGAEIKPEQLYERVSRDGRLPKTAAPSPADFMTAFQPYIEQGYDILYISLSSELSSTYQNARLASSEFPEGRISVVDSLNLSSGIGLMVMKAVHAAEKGQSLKEITQLVEAIKPNVRTEFVIDTLEYLYKGGRCSGMQNLIGSLLKIRPVIRVADGKMSPAYKVRGKREKALEQMLQNTLSHKEQIDRDLVIVVHTMAEEDALDLQKSLQEQTGARVELTTAGCVICSHCGPKTIGIIYNTVL; this is encoded by the coding sequence ATGTCGCGAATTAAAATTTTCACGGACAGCACAAGTGATCTGGCCCCAGCATGGATCCAGCAGCACGATATCGGTATCATCCCTTTATATGTCGTGTTCGGTGAGGAATCACTGAAGGACGGTGCTGAAATTAAGCCGGAACAGCTCTATGAACGTGTAAGCAGAGATGGGCGTCTGCCCAAAACGGCTGCACCTTCACCTGCTGATTTCATGACGGCATTTCAACCTTACATAGAACAAGGGTATGATATCTTATATATCAGCTTGTCCTCTGAACTTTCGTCAACTTACCAAAATGCAAGATTGGCCAGTTCCGAATTTCCGGAAGGCCGCATCTCTGTCGTGGATTCTCTGAATCTTTCTTCCGGGATTGGCCTAATGGTCATGAAGGCAGTTCATGCAGCAGAAAAAGGGCAGAGCCTGAAGGAGATTACACAACTCGTCGAAGCCATCAAACCGAATGTGCGGACTGAATTTGTTATCGATACGTTGGAGTATTTATACAAAGGTGGACGCTGCTCTGGCATGCAAAACCTGATTGGCAGTCTGCTCAAAATTCGTCCCGTCATTCGTGTAGCCGATGGCAAGATGTCTCCTGCGTACAAAGTCCGTGGCAAACGGGAAAAGGCGCTGGAACAAATGCTGCAAAACACACTTAGCCATAAGGAACAGATTGACCGCGATCTCGTTATCGTTGTGCATACCATGGCCGAGGAAGACGCGCTTGATTTACAGAAGTCTCTGCAGGAGCAAACCGGAGCACGAGTGGAATTGACTACGGCTGGCTGCGTTATATGTAGTCATTGTGGTCCCAAAACGATCGGCATTATTTATAACACAGTTCTATAA
- the pdaA gene encoding delta-lactam-biosynthetic de-N-acetylase: protein MKRMVLYMLLAVLTFGILPAHTEASPINGAYHFGFKKSQNGQLPSIDQEGFKEILQHNDAIFLGDTKQKELYLTFDNGYENGFTPAILDVLRDKKVPAAFFVTGHYLKDQPELVKRMAAEGHIVGNHSWSHPDMTRVSNEKIRTELDQVRSEVNRLTGQQATFLRPPRGIFNNRTLAESHAQGYVNVFWSVAYKDWDTKVQRGTDYARQQVLKQLHPGAVILLHSVSKDNTEALASIIDEARKQGYAFKSLNDLKTKSY, encoded by the coding sequence ATGAAGCGAATGGTTCTTTACATGCTGCTGGCTGTATTGACGTTCGGTATATTACCGGCACATACTGAAGCATCGCCAATAAATGGAGCTTATCATTTTGGCTTCAAAAAAAGCCAAAACGGACAGTTGCCTTCCATTGATCAGGAAGGATTTAAGGAGATATTGCAGCATAACGATGCCATTTTCCTGGGGGATACGAAACAGAAAGAGCTGTATCTAACGTTTGATAACGGCTATGAAAATGGGTTCACGCCAGCTATATTGGATGTTCTGCGTGATAAGAAAGTGCCAGCTGCTTTTTTTGTCACCGGCCATTATCTGAAAGACCAGCCTGAGCTCGTGAAGCGAATGGCGGCAGAAGGCCATATTGTGGGTAACCACTCCTGGAGCCATCCCGATATGACCCGAGTTTCCAATGAAAAAATAAGAACAGAACTTGATCAGGTACGATCTGAGGTCAATCGGTTGACTGGACAGCAAGCGACCTTCTTGCGGCCACCACGTGGCATTTTTAACAATCGGACGCTTGCAGAGAGCCACGCCCAAGGTTACGTTAATGTGTTTTGGTCCGTTGCCTATAAAGATTGGGATACCAAAGTGCAACGTGGGACAGATTATGCACGTCAGCAAGTTCTGAAACAGCTTCATCCGGGAGCAGTCATTCTGCTTCACTCTGTGTCGAAGGATAACACGGAGGCGCTCGCCTCCATTATTGATGAGGCACGTAAGCAAGGCTATGCGTTCAAAAGTTTGAATGACCTGAAAACAAAAAGTTATTAA
- the cysC gene encoding adenylyl-sulfate kinase, with the protein MSKEERNITWQQSSLNRQDREKHNGHRSRALWFTGLSGAGKSSLAFALEQYLYEKGVHCYVLDGDNVRHGLNRDLGFTAEDRQENLRRIGEVSKLMVDAGLFVLSAFISPDAQDRNKVKQLFEADDFIEIYVRCSIEECERRDPKGLYKKARSGAIPHFTGISAPYDIPEDPTLIIDTEELSIEEAVQEIVQHLERVGAFQLPKPVSNAIVH; encoded by the coding sequence ATGTCGAAGGAAGAGCGTAACATTACCTGGCAGCAATCCAGCTTAAACAGGCAGGACAGGGAGAAACATAACGGTCATCGCAGTCGTGCCTTATGGTTTACCGGCTTATCCGGTGCAGGAAAATCATCGCTTGCATTTGCCCTGGAGCAGTACCTGTACGAAAAAGGGGTTCATTGTTACGTACTTGATGGGGATAACGTACGTCATGGACTGAATCGGGATCTTGGATTCACGGCCGAGGATCGGCAAGAAAATCTGCGCCGGATTGGTGAAGTATCCAAGCTGATGGTAGATGCCGGGTTATTTGTTCTTTCCGCCTTTATCTCGCCAGATGCACAAGATCGGAATAAGGTTAAACAGCTCTTTGAAGCTGATGATTTCATTGAAATTTATGTTCGTTGTTCGATTGAAGAATGTGAACGACGTGATCCAAAGGGACTTTACAAAAAGGCGCGCAGCGGTGCCATTCCACATTTCACAGGGATTTCGGCCCCTTATGATATTCCAGAAGATCCTACACTGATTATTGATACCGAAGAGCTGTCCATCGAAGAGGCCGTGCAAGAAATTGTGCAGCATCTGGAACGTGTTGGTGCTTTTCAGCTGCCGAAGCCTGTTAGCAATGCCATCGTTCACTAA
- a CDS encoding ABC transporter ATP-binding protein produces the protein MISELQFFMRKLHRVTGPVLYWNLLGMICISLMEGIGIYMLVPMLSLIGIFEMGSTGLNLPWISEFLNRFPENGRLLLVLLTFVLIVSGQAWLQRLQTIRNTRIQQQFVRTLRMETYRAIIMAQWSFFLQKRKSDFNHILTTELARVSQGTNIMLQMAASLIFTGIQIGLAFWLSAKLTTLVLVCGLVLFIVLRKFVKRAKQIGDQTSEYSQSYYNGITEHFNGIKDIKSNMLEKSHIHWFERMCGRIERNVIQFSQLNSGTQLIHRISAAVIIAAFIYLSLHVLAVPPASLLLIILIFSRLWPRFTSIQSNLEYMSSMLPAFQIVRELQTETEKSREISEQTVNAGEPYDQELTVPGPRSVRMKAQVKPNEQEYGDVPPIEPLVLKESIECQQVNYRYEGSDSYSLFEAYASIPAKGMTAIVGKSGAGKSTMIDLIMGLIRPESGQILVDGVPLTENRLLAWRSSIGYVSQDPFLFHTSIRENLRLVDPNASEEQMWRALQFSSSATFVRKLPQGLDTIIGDRGIRLSGGERQRLVLARAMLRNPSVLILDEATSALDSENEQHIHEALERLKGHVTVIVIAHRLSTIRTADRVIVLDEGRVIQQGGYQQLSTDPVGTFSKLLNMQAGVVGQ, from the coding sequence ATGATTTCGGAACTGCAATTTTTTATGCGCAAGCTGCATCGTGTAACGGGCCCAGTATTGTATTGGAACCTGCTGGGCATGATCTGCATCAGTCTGATGGAAGGAATTGGCATATATATGCTCGTTCCGATGTTAAGTCTTATTGGTATTTTTGAAATGGGTTCAACAGGTCTGAATTTACCCTGGATATCTGAATTTTTAAATCGTTTTCCGGAAAATGGCCGTCTGCTGCTGGTGCTGCTGACCTTTGTCCTTATTGTCTCTGGACAGGCGTGGCTACAACGTCTTCAGACGATTCGCAACACTCGCATTCAGCAGCAATTTGTTCGAACGCTGCGCATGGAAACCTATCGTGCCATCATTATGGCGCAGTGGTCTTTTTTTCTCCAAAAACGAAAATCCGATTTTAATCATATATTAACGACCGAACTTGCCCGTGTCAGTCAAGGAACGAATATTATGCTGCAAATGGCGGCTTCCTTGATCTTTACCGGCATTCAAATCGGCCTGGCCTTCTGGTTGTCTGCCAAGTTAACTACCCTAGTTCTGGTGTGCGGATTGGTATTGTTTATTGTTTTGAGAAAATTCGTGAAACGGGCAAAACAGATTGGTGATCAGACGTCGGAATATTCCCAGAGCTATTATAACGGTATTACAGAACACTTTAACGGAATCAAGGATATTAAGAGCAATATGCTCGAAAAATCACATATTCACTGGTTTGAACGTATGTGTGGGCGGATTGAACGTAACGTGATTCAATTCAGCCAGTTGAACAGCGGCACACAATTGATTCATCGAATATCGGCGGCGGTCATTATTGCTGCTTTTATCTATTTATCTCTACATGTGCTCGCTGTCCCTCCGGCAAGTTTATTGCTCATCATTCTGATCTTTTCACGGTTGTGGCCACGATTCACATCCATTCAATCCAATCTGGAGTATATGAGTTCGATGCTGCCCGCGTTTCAGATTGTGAGAGAGTTACAGACAGAGACTGAGAAAAGCCGTGAGATTAGCGAGCAAACGGTTAATGCTGGTGAACCATACGATCAGGAGCTAACGGTTCCCGGTCCACGATCAGTTAGAATGAAGGCCCAGGTCAAGCCGAATGAGCAGGAATATGGCGATGTGCCGCCTATTGAACCCTTGGTGCTTAAGGAGTCCATCGAGTGTCAGCAAGTCAATTATCGCTACGAAGGCAGTGATTCCTACTCATTATTCGAAGCGTATGCATCCATCCCTGCGAAAGGCATGACGGCTATTGTAGGCAAGTCGGGAGCTGGGAAGAGCACGATGATTGATCTAATTATGGGCCTCATTCGTCCGGAGAGCGGTCAGATTTTGGTGGATGGGGTGCCGTTAACCGAGAATCGATTGTTAGCCTGGAGGAGTTCAATTGGTTATGTCTCTCAGGACCCTTTTCTGTTCCATACGAGCATTCGTGAAAATTTGCGCCTGGTTGACCCAAATGCCAGCGAGGAGCAGATGTGGCGGGCATTACAGTTTTCTTCGTCTGCAACGTTCGTCCGCAAACTTCCGCAAGGACTGGATACCATTATTGGAGATCGGGGCATTCGTTTATCTGGCGGTGAACGTCAGCGTTTGGTGCTTGCCCGCGCCATGCTTCGGAACCCTTCTGTATTAATATTGGATGAGGCGACGAGTGCGTTGGATAGTGAGAACGAACAGCATATTCATGAGGCCCTTGAGCGCCTGAAAGGGCATGTTACCGTTATTGTTATCGCCCACCGTTTATCCACCATTCGAACAGCGGATCGAGTGATTGTATTGGATGAGGGCCGGGTTATCCAACAAGGGGGTTATCAGCAATTGTCTACTGATCCGGTGGGCACGTTCAGCAAACTGTTGAATATGCAGGCGGGTGTGGTGGGGCAATGA
- a CDS encoding nucleotidyltransferase family protein, producing the protein MSTIHEWEQYTADFPQELKLILSMIKGDLTAITSEDAQIRTKGMDWQLFLRLAHHHRLYSVLYLKIKELDLALIPAFVVENLKKQYTANTFRMLHLTAEMEQVCGAFRERGIRNITLKGPALAHDLYGDISLRTSKDLDILIPFNDVESAEEILESLGYESKEGKRTPTVASWKWREHHICYKHPVKRTQVEIHWRLNPDSGRETDFELLWKRSRFSTYTQTPVRMLEREDLWAYLVTHGARHGWFRLRWLLDIDQMIRYMPLDVKKVERRLKAEGRLSIGAQALHLASVLMDTPLDANYLALLSSHERAGEKLARRGVMFMNEMIESPADVKSYRSYLFALRSTRQKLFFFIERLYPSTWDVDQLPLPRSLHFLYFPLRPFLWFWRRIKRNTMTERG; encoded by the coding sequence TTGTCTACGATACATGAGTGGGAACAATATACAGCCGATTTTCCGCAGGAGCTTAAGCTGATTTTGAGCATGATTAAAGGCGATCTAACAGCAATAACCTCTGAGGACGCCCAAATACGAACGAAGGGTATGGACTGGCAGCTCTTTTTGCGGCTCGCCCATCATCATCGACTGTACTCTGTTCTCTATTTGAAAATAAAAGAATTGGACTTAGCGCTTATTCCCGCTTTTGTAGTGGAAAACCTGAAAAAGCAATATACAGCCAATACGTTCCGCATGTTACATCTGACAGCCGAGATGGAGCAGGTATGTGGCGCTTTTCGTGAACGAGGCATTCGCAATATTACGCTCAAAGGGCCTGCACTGGCTCATGATCTATACGGGGATATCTCGTTGCGGACATCGAAAGATCTGGATATTCTCATTCCTTTTAATGACGTGGAGTCCGCTGAAGAGATCCTTGAATCACTTGGTTATGAATCGAAGGAAGGTAAGAGAACACCAACCGTTGCCAGCTGGAAATGGCGGGAACATCATATATGTTACAAACACCCGGTGAAAAGAACCCAAGTGGAGATTCATTGGCGGCTTAACCCGGATTCCGGAAGAGAAACCGATTTTGAATTACTGTGGAAACGCAGTCGATTCAGCACTTACACCCAGACGCCTGTCCGTATGCTGGAAAGGGAAGATCTGTGGGCATATTTGGTGACGCACGGCGCAAGACATGGATGGTTCAGACTGCGCTGGTTACTGGATATCGACCAGATGATTCGCTATATGCCACTGGACGTCAAAAAAGTGGAGCGACGCCTAAAAGCAGAAGGCAGATTATCTATCGGTGCACAAGCTCTTCATTTGGCTTCCGTATTAATGGACACTCCTCTGGATGCCAATTATCTTGCCTTATTGTCTTCCCACGAACGTGCGGGTGAGAAGTTAGCCAGACGTGGCGTAATGTTCATGAATGAGATGATTGAGAGTCCGGCAGATGTAAAGAGTTATCGTTCTTATCTGTTTGCTCTGCGAAGCACAAGGCAGAAGCTGTTTTTCTTCATCGAACGTTTGTATCCGAGCACCTGGGATGTCGACCAACTACCGCTTCCGCGTTCACTGCATTTTTTGTATTTTCCGTTACGTCCGTTTCTCTGGTTCTGGCGGCGAATCAAAAGGAACACGATGACGGAGAGGGGATAA
- a CDS encoding lasso peptide biosynthesis B2 protein, whose protein sequence is MLRKIKAYFSLPREIRGLVWEAYIHLGWARILKAMPFAKIAPGLGTPMYETPMSGLQRSEVKTIRNISKAILVASKYTLWESRCLVMAIAAMKMLERRKVESTLYMGTARNEQGQMMAHAWLRSGKLIVTGADTMDQYTVVGVFGKRCPEKGAGEIVYDT, encoded by the coding sequence ATGTTACGTAAAATAAAAGCTTATTTCTCGTTGCCACGTGAAATTCGTGGATTGGTGTGGGAGGCTTACATCCATCTTGGATGGGCACGAATCCTGAAGGCGATGCCCTTTGCCAAGATTGCTCCAGGTTTGGGTACACCAATGTACGAAACGCCGATGAGTGGACTTCAAAGAAGTGAAGTGAAGACGATACGAAATATCTCCAAAGCCATACTGGTAGCCAGCAAATACACATTATGGGAAAGCCGTTGTCTGGTGATGGCTATTGCAGCGATGAAAATGCTGGAACGCCGTAAAGTCGAGAGTACTCTATATATGGGTACTGCACGGAATGAACAAGGCCAAATGATGGCTCATGCATGGCTGAGAAGTGGGAAATTAATTGTGACCGGAGCAGATACAATGGACCAATATACGGTTGTCGGCGTGTTTGGCAAGCGGTGTCCTGAGAAGGGAGCTGGGGAGATTGTCTACGATACATGA
- a CDS encoding lasso peptide biosynthesis PqqD family chaperone gives MTTTKPMNGEDRVMRKEGNLVSDMGGEKVMMSIHTGKYYNLGSTGGRIWDLLSEEQTLAALVEVLASEYDIEPALCQDQVVQFLDHLTQEGLIEVTRGE, from the coding sequence ATGACTACAACTAAACCAATGAATGGCGAAGATCGTGTAATGCGAAAGGAAGGCAACCTAGTCAGTGACATGGGCGGAGAGAAAGTCATGATGAGCATTCATACCGGAAAGTACTATAACCTGGGCAGCACTGGTGGACGCATCTGGGATCTGCTGAGTGAGGAACAAACTTTGGCTGCGTTGGTAGAGGTGTTAGCCTCTGAATATGATATTGAACCAGCATTATGCCAAGATCAGGTTGTGCAATTTCTTGATCATCTGACACAAGAAGGTTTAATTGAAGTTACCCGCGGAGAATAG
- a CDS encoding paeninodin family lasso peptide has product MQKKEWQAPALEVLEVNQTMAGTGYRQIDWVTVHDADLYDPSTS; this is encoded by the coding sequence ATGCAAAAGAAAGAATGGCAAGCACCAGCACTGGAAGTGTTGGAAGTGAACCAAACCATGGCGGGAACAGGTTACAGACAAATTGACTGGGTAACTGTTCACGATGCTGACCTTTACGATCCGTCTACTTCCTAA
- a CDS encoding asparagine synthase-related protein — MSAIAGIVHTDGQQALWEDSWRLYASLGHVPADTTGVWKGNEAFLSCHAQWITPESVSEHLPLYDEVSGLTITADAILDNREQLADQLSISRAELAGLSDSELILRAYQRWDEHMAEKLLGDFAFAIWDDRKRRLFAARDITGMRSFYFRHDGKRFAFCTLMNPLLQLEGVHKELDEIWLSEFLAIPDMHDSADIHSTVYRGVSQLPPAHTLSFRDGRLERKQYHRWDEVEPLKLKSDGEYIEAFREVFGQAVGSRLRTHRQVAAALSGGLDSGAVVGYASGTLRSQGKTLNAYSYVPVSDFTDYTSKTLLADERPFIQSTVNHVGNITENYLDFEGRSPLSEVDTWLDIMEMPYKYFENSFWIRGFYEKASQQDAGILLTGARGNFTVSWGPALDYYASLLKSGRWFRWLREMQQYSERTGMKFSRIAKITGRKAYPELFKSMAKGAAQAASVQLIHPEFARRTGVLERLKSIIVLQGGAQADALKVRAEKFNNLAIANKNGAVATKCSLRYRAWERDPTSDARVIRFCLSVPIEQYVNQGTDRALIRRATSPELPDKVRLNQRVRGVQPADWLHRMIPNWGDFTAELRVLCSDSRVAGILNTERIQSALSKFPNPRPELASHPDLRLMMHSLIVYRFIQNF, encoded by the coding sequence ATGAGCGCTATAGCAGGAATTGTTCATACCGATGGTCAGCAAGCGTTATGGGAGGATAGTTGGCGCCTATATGCCAGTCTGGGCCACGTTCCAGCGGATACAACAGGGGTCTGGAAAGGCAATGAAGCCTTTCTGAGTTGCCACGCCCAATGGATTACCCCGGAATCGGTCAGCGAGCACTTGCCTTTGTATGATGAAGTGAGCGGTCTGACCATCACAGCGGATGCCATTTTGGATAATCGGGAACAGCTGGCAGATCAACTGTCCATATCGAGAGCGGAGTTAGCTGGATTGTCAGATAGTGAACTGATCCTGCGAGCCTATCAGCGGTGGGATGAACATATGGCCGAGAAGCTGCTCGGTGATTTTGCCTTCGCAATCTGGGATGATCGCAAACGCAGACTCTTCGCTGCCAGAGATATTACGGGCATGAGATCCTTTTATTTTCGGCATGATGGTAAGCGGTTTGCCTTCTGTACCTTAATGAATCCATTGCTGCAGTTGGAAGGTGTACATAAAGAACTGGATGAAATCTGGTTGTCCGAATTTCTTGCCATTCCCGATATGCATGACTCGGCAGATATCCATTCGACCGTCTATCGCGGAGTGAGCCAACTGCCCCCTGCTCATACGCTCAGCTTCAGGGATGGAAGGCTGGAACGAAAACAATACCATCGTTGGGACGAAGTGGAGCCTCTAAAACTCAAGTCCGACGGGGAATATATAGAAGCATTCCGTGAGGTATTTGGTCAAGCTGTTGGATCACGTTTGCGAACGCATCGACAGGTGGCTGCTGCTTTAAGCGGAGGGCTGGATTCTGGGGCTGTGGTTGGATATGCATCAGGAACACTGCGGAGTCAAGGGAAAACGTTAAATGCGTACAGCTATGTTCCGGTGTCTGATTTTACGGATTATACATCGAAAACACTGCTAGCAGATGAACGACCGTTTATCCAGTCTACGGTTAATCATGTTGGTAATATCACGGAGAATTATCTTGATTTTGAGGGGAGAAGCCCACTTAGTGAGGTAGACACCTGGCTTGATATTATGGAAATGCCTTATAAATACTTCGAGAACTCCTTCTGGATTCGTGGCTTCTATGAAAAAGCGAGCCAGCAGGATGCAGGTATTCTATTGACGGGAGCGCGGGGCAACTTCACGGTCTCCTGGGGCCCAGCACTAGATTATTACGCCAGTTTGCTGAAAAGCGGACGTTGGTTCCGTTGGCTCCGGGAAATGCAGCAGTACAGTGAACGCACCGGGATGAAGTTCTCACGAATTGCCAAAATTACGGGGCGTAAAGCGTATCCGGAATTATTCAAATCCATGGCAAAGGGAGCTGCCCAAGCCGCATCGGTGCAATTAATCCATCCGGAGTTTGCTAGGCGAACAGGGGTATTGGAACGGCTCAAATCAATTATCGTTCTGCAAGGCGGTGCTCAGGCAGATGCACTCAAAGTACGGGCAGAGAAATTCAACAACCTGGCCATTGCGAACAAAAATGGTGCTGTCGCCACCAAATGCTCTCTTCGTTATCGGGCGTGGGAGCGTGATCCTACGAGTGACGCCAGAGTGATCCGTTTCTGTCTGTCCGTACCGATTGAACAATATGTTAATCAAGGGACAGACCGTGCTTTGATTCGGCGGGCTACATCACCTGAGCTGCCTGACAAAGTGAGGTTAAACCAGCGAGTGCGCGGTGTTCAGCCCGCGGATTGGTTGCACCGCATGATTCCCAATTGGGGCGATTTTACTGCCGAATTGCGTGTGTTATGTTCTGACAGCCGGGTCGCTGGCATATTGAACACAGAGCGTATCCAATCGGCACTGTCCAAATTTCCTAATCCCCGGCCTGAGCTTGCTTCCCACCCGGACTTGCGTTTGATGATGCATAGCCTGATCGTATATCGATTCATACAAAATTTTTGA